The following coding sequences lie in one Carassius carassius chromosome 1, fCarCar2.1, whole genome shotgun sequence genomic window:
- the LOC132114402 gene encoding phosphoinositide 3-kinase regulatory subunit 6-like isoform X2, whose product MHQEYCIRGESVPNIIYAMIFIHSVRNPVVFPLSLVSALKADVECAPGRDSMIYKRRVLLHTVLAGLGKKCQIDQLSQSLEHLGEELDLHFQDLITILEQRTEDGPSDDNQYKTRLQEFYQDILTAAKDPSCPASQAEIQLPSPEVSFHVWTKEDVIWNELVNFALYTDRNPASLDEDDLKRTSVVSTDSGIEGDMPISELSSIMLESQGGPEEQSSSQSFYRRLCMRCPKAGNRMTLMMEAIKGNGGSSLTKEQRNLTARILVMGDDRTLGHLARTLHTIRKREARHLLLTKRVNIEMYYIPMTDQTLSPVQEGVPEDMLTLAGYLGSVDPWYDCNINGLGAMILKLAQMKSTQSESSGPNTFLLDIISYYTRVSLHPVHLPIYSVKICFSGLSSTTVEEVFVAQLTVDFPEVKRYKATFKDTIKGSVRYKKYNPQEFHGTVVSINYRKASISDREKEMGMSLATSGMLISVLPSCRVRSLHSVSISLQDMNPTRPSTQSFRAVSANIRVLEEQTFTVCLDKDPRKTFRNVHSIKVSPCLDPGYSHQPSTKSKYSLGEGSESLGKYVNKTLNKTLTLPINTFCGTDQ is encoded by the exons ATGCACCAG GAATACTGTATCAGAGGAGAGTCAGTGCCGAACATAATTTATGCAATGATCTTTATCCACTCCGTGAGAA ATCCTGTTGTGTTTCCTCTGTCTCTGGTGAGTGCGCTCAAGGCTGACGTGGAGTGTGCACCAGGAAGAGACTCAATGATCTACAAACGCAGAGTTTTACTGCACACTGTGCTAGCTGGATTAGGAAAGAAGTGCCAGATTGACCAGCTCTCACAGTCTCTAGAG catttaggTGAAGAGCTGGATCTCCACTTCCAGGATCTCATCACCATCCTAGAGCAGAGAACAGAAGATGGACCTTCTGATGATAATCAGTACAAAACAAGATTACAGGAGTTCTACCAAGACATCCTGACTGCTGCCAAAG ATCCGTCATGTCCAGCCTCACAAGCAGAAATTCAGCTGCCCAGTCCTGAGGTCAGCTTCCATGTCTGGACCAAAGAGGATGTGATAT ggaatgagcTTGTTAACTTTGCACTTTACACGGACCGAAACCCTGCTAGTCTGGATGAGGATGACCTGAAGCGTACCTCTGTCGTGTCCACGGACAGCGGCATAGAGGGAGACATGCCCATCAGCGAGCTCTCCTCTATAATGCTGGAGTCTCAGGGCGGCCCAGAGGAGCAGAGCAGCTCTCAGTCTTTCTACAGGAGGCTGTGTATGCGATGTCCCAAAGCTGGCAACAGAATGACGCTCATGATGGAGGCCATTAAGGGAAATGGAGGATCCAGCCTCACTAAAGAGCAAAGGAACCTCACGGCTCGGATCCTTGTAATGGGTGACGACAGAACGCTAGGACATCTCGCAAGGACTCTCCACACTATACG GAAAAGGGAGGCACGACATCTGCTGCTGACAAAGAGAGTAAACATAGAGATGTATTACATTCCAATGACTGACCAAACACTTTCCCCTGTTCag GAGGGTGTTCCTGAAGACATGCTGACATTGGCAGGATATTTGGGAAGCGTGGACCCATGGTATGACTGTAATATCAACGGTTTGGGAGCCATGATACTAAAACTGGCCCAGATG AAATCAACTCAGAGTGAATCTTCAGGCCCCAACACCTTCCTGCTAGATATCATCTCATACTACACACGTGTCAGTCTGCATCCGGTGCATTTACCCATCTACTCTGTCAAG ATCTGCTTCTCTGGCCTCAGCAGCACCACAGTAGAGGAGGTGTTTGTGGCTCAGCTCACCGTGGACTTTCCCGAGGTCAAACGCTACAAAGCCACATTTAAAGACACAATTAAag GTTCAGTGCGTTACAAAAAATACAACCCACAAGAATTTCATGGTACAGTTGTGTCAATTAATTATAGAAAG gCTTCAATAAGTGATAGAGAAAAGGAGATGGGAATGTCTTTGGCAACAAGTGGAATGTTGATCAGTGTTTTGCCTTCATGCAGAGTCAGAA GTCTACACAGTGTCAGCATAAGTTTACAAGATATGAATCCCACAAGGCCCAGCACA CAATCATTCAGAGCTGTTAGTGCCAATATCAGAGTTCTAGAGGAGCAAACATTCACAGTCTGTTTGGATAAAGACCCACGTAAAACATTTAGAAATGTCCATAG CATTAAAGTTTCTCCATGCTTGGACCCGGGATACTCCCATCAGCCGAGTACAAAATCCAAGTACAGTTTGGGAGAGGGAAGTGAATCGCTGGGCAAATATGTCAACAAGACCCTCAACAAGACCCTCACGCTACCAATCAACACCTTCTGTGGCACTGACCAATGA
- the LOC132114402 gene encoding phosphoinositide 3-kinase regulatory subunit 6-like isoform X1: MEGTFGGVSSVVESSLYHNVHSILRELDAEPQAGSACNKGMLRWTLHNRVDSNPSISVPLLRVLIKELEKAERIDSKIRIIPLLHTLVYTVLQSVFIPEDLYRRMYLCLESLVKLPEPYCAVALNYARQMKMEQNAPGILYQRRVSAEHNLCNDLYPLREKVFVFVDPVVFPLSLVSALKADVECAPGRDSMIYKRRVLLHTVLAGLGKKCQIDQLSQSLEHLGEELDLHFQDLITILEQRTEDGPSDDNQYKTRLQEFYQDILTAAKDPSCPASQAEIQLPSPEVSFHVWTKEDVIWNELVNFALYTDRNPASLDEDDLKRTSVVSTDSGIEGDMPISELSSIMLESQGGPEEQSSSQSFYRRLCMRCPKAGNRMTLMMEAIKGNGGSSLTKEQRNLTARILVMGDDRTLGHLARTLHTIRKREARHLLLTKRVNIEMYYIPMTDQTLSPVQEGVPEDMLTLAGYLGSVDPWYDCNINGLGAMILKLAQMKSTQSESSGPNTFLLDIISYYTRVSLHPVHLPIYSVKICFSGLSSTTVEEVFVAQLTVDFPEVKRYKATFKDTIKGSVRYKKYNPQEFHGTVVSINYRKASISDREKEMGMSLATSGMLISVLPSCRVRSLHSVSISLQDMNPTRPSTQSFRAVSANIRVLEEQTFTVCLDKDPRKTFRNVHSIKVSPCLDPGYSHQPSTKSKYSLGEGSESLGKYVNKTLNKTLTLPINTFCGTDQ, from the exons ATGGAAGGAACAT TCGGTGGTGTGTCCTCAGTCGTGGAGTCTAGTCTCTACCACAATGTCCATTCTATCCTCAGAGAACTGGACGCTGAACCTCAGGCTGGATCAGCCTGCAATAAAG gcatgTTGAGATGGACTCTGCATAACAGGGTGGACAGTAACCCATCTATCAGTGTCCCTCTTTTGAGGGTTCTCATAAAAGAGCTTGAAAAG gcGGAGAGAATCGATTCCAAGATTCGCATTATTCCTTTACTTCACACACTTGTCTACACGGTCCTACAG TCTGTATTTATTCCAGAAGATCTATATCGAAGGATGTATTTATGCTTGGAAAGTTTAGTTAAGTTACCTGAACCCTACTGTGCAGTCGCTCTCAACTATGCAAGACAGATGAAAATGGAACAAAATGCACCAG GAATACTGTATCAGAGGAGAGTCAGTGCCGAACATAATTTATGCAATGATCTTTATCCACTCCGTGAGAA GGTGTTTGTGTTTGTAGATCCTGTTGTGTTTCCTCTGTCTCTGGTGAGTGCGCTCAAGGCTGACGTGGAGTGTGCACCAGGAAGAGACTCAATGATCTACAAACGCAGAGTTTTACTGCACACTGTGCTAGCTGGATTAGGAAAGAAGTGCCAGATTGACCAGCTCTCACAGTCTCTAGAG catttaggTGAAGAGCTGGATCTCCACTTCCAGGATCTCATCACCATCCTAGAGCAGAGAACAGAAGATGGACCTTCTGATGATAATCAGTACAAAACAAGATTACAGGAGTTCTACCAAGACATCCTGACTGCTGCCAAAG ATCCGTCATGTCCAGCCTCACAAGCAGAAATTCAGCTGCCCAGTCCTGAGGTCAGCTTCCATGTCTGGACCAAAGAGGATGTGATAT ggaatgagcTTGTTAACTTTGCACTTTACACGGACCGAAACCCTGCTAGTCTGGATGAGGATGACCTGAAGCGTACCTCTGTCGTGTCCACGGACAGCGGCATAGAGGGAGACATGCCCATCAGCGAGCTCTCCTCTATAATGCTGGAGTCTCAGGGCGGCCCAGAGGAGCAGAGCAGCTCTCAGTCTTTCTACAGGAGGCTGTGTATGCGATGTCCCAAAGCTGGCAACAGAATGACGCTCATGATGGAGGCCATTAAGGGAAATGGAGGATCCAGCCTCACTAAAGAGCAAAGGAACCTCACGGCTCGGATCCTTGTAATGGGTGACGACAGAACGCTAGGACATCTCGCAAGGACTCTCCACACTATACG GAAAAGGGAGGCACGACATCTGCTGCTGACAAAGAGAGTAAACATAGAGATGTATTACATTCCAATGACTGACCAAACACTTTCCCCTGTTCag GAGGGTGTTCCTGAAGACATGCTGACATTGGCAGGATATTTGGGAAGCGTGGACCCATGGTATGACTGTAATATCAACGGTTTGGGAGCCATGATACTAAAACTGGCCCAGATG AAATCAACTCAGAGTGAATCTTCAGGCCCCAACACCTTCCTGCTAGATATCATCTCATACTACACACGTGTCAGTCTGCATCCGGTGCATTTACCCATCTACTCTGTCAAG ATCTGCTTCTCTGGCCTCAGCAGCACCACAGTAGAGGAGGTGTTTGTGGCTCAGCTCACCGTGGACTTTCCCGAGGTCAAACGCTACAAAGCCACATTTAAAGACACAATTAAag GTTCAGTGCGTTACAAAAAATACAACCCACAAGAATTTCATGGTACAGTTGTGTCAATTAATTATAGAAAG gCTTCAATAAGTGATAGAGAAAAGGAGATGGGAATGTCTTTGGCAACAAGTGGAATGTTGATCAGTGTTTTGCCTTCATGCAGAGTCAGAA GTCTACACAGTGTCAGCATAAGTTTACAAGATATGAATCCCACAAGGCCCAGCACA CAATCATTCAGAGCTGTTAGTGCCAATATCAGAGTTCTAGAGGAGCAAACATTCACAGTCTGTTTGGATAAAGACCCACGTAAAACATTTAGAAATGTCCATAG CATTAAAGTTTCTCCATGCTTGGACCCGGGATACTCCCATCAGCCGAGTACAAAATCCAAGTACAGTTTGGGAGAGGGAAGTGAATCGCTGGGCAAATATGTCAACAAGACCCTCAACAAGACCCTCACGCTACCAATCAACACCTTCTGTGGCACTGACCAATGA
- the LOC132114522 gene encoding major facilitator superfamily domain-containing protein 6-like: MMKKGAMQKSKQWNVKAALRLSGLFHFLHSCGSGCLLPFLTLYFRNLGLSATMIGIIMASKHLLALLWRPFSSVLARQYDKRRAVIVGSLLCSALVVLTLLLFPSTGSQAESGRCNTSQPDADPTAILERTMVPSQSNATVNSINQTSVSTEPSVEVTPLVSSNWSARGLKTLKKPEQEEDPHSEFLGSLKVMDARHQMFFLVLIVMGLWELMAAPLEWTADDGLYEYLDFVDATDHYNGVKVWKPLGAAFGNCVVGVLVTSLFCLTGTTLEFYSYTVFMILTIPTAVLLPIYLRKRERPTSGGFKALQLVHGNLQAILYATTVILMGMVSSAVSDFLLWHMQDCGATEIHMGISLALAHLSQTGFALFAGRLSLFLKCNGWLLVLAVVSLALQSLYYSFLWGPWAVIPAQLLAGFSTGALWRSVTLQSEDIATPGMEKTILRLFEVLSLELGAAFGSLAAGFVVQNFGVQVLFQGTAVTLALWSSALAVLKWKIPRQRRINYSRLLAANTEMSESESDQEKDWLETAMEDDTRGINKWTADQS; this comes from the coding sequence ATGATGAAGAAGGGAGCAATGCAGAAGAGCAAGCAGTGGAATGTGAAGGCGGCTTTGCGGCTGTCAGGTCTCTTTCACTTCCTCCATTCCTGTGGCTCTGGTTGCCTTCTTCCCTTCCTGACCCTCTACTTCCGAAACTTGGGTCTCAGCGCCACCATGATTGGTATCATCATGGCGTCCAAGCACCTGCTCGCTCTGTTGTGGCGCCCGTTCTCCAGTGTCCTTGCCAGACAGTACGACAAGCGGCGGGCGGTCATAGTGggctctctgctctgctctgcatTGGTGGTTTTGACTCTTTTGCTCTTCCCGTCCACAGGAAGCCAAGCTGAAAGTGGACGGTGTAACACTAGTCAACCCGATGCTGATCCCACTGCCATTCTAGAGAGGACTATGGTCCCATCGCAATCAAACGCTACTGTTAACTCTATAAATCAAACATCTGTAAGTACCGAGCCCTCTGTTGAAGTTACCCCACTTGTAAGCTCCAACTGGTCAGCAAGAGGCCTAAAAACTTTGAAGAAGCCTGAACAGGAAGAAGATCCTCACAGTGAGTTCCTTGGGAGCCTAAAGGTGATGGATGCCCGGCATCagatgttctttctggttctCATTGTGATGGGTTTATGGGAGTTAATGGCCGCCCCATTGGAGTGGACAGCGGATGATGGACTCTACGAATACTTGGATTTCGTAGATGCCACCGATCACTATAATGGTGTGAAGGTCTGGAAGCCACTTGGAGCTGCTTTTGGCAACTGTGTGGTTGGGGTTCTTGTAACCAGCCTGTTTTGTCTTACAGGAACTACATTGGAGTTTTACTCCTACACTGTATTTATGATCCTAACCATCCCAACAGCTGTGCTGCTACCTATCTACCTCCGCAAGCGTGAGCGGCCCACTAGTGGAGGCTTTAAGGCACTACAATTGGTGCATGGGAACTTGCAGGCAATACTTTATGCAACCACTGTCATCTTGATGGGCATGGTGAGCTCAGCTGTGTCAGATTTCCTCTTATGGCACATGCAGGACTGCGGTGCAACCGAAATCCACATGGGCATCTCTTTAGCCTTGGCGCACTTAAGCCAAACTGGCTTTGCTCTATTTGCTGGGCGTCTCTCACTGTTTCTAAAGTGCAATGGTTGGTTGCTAGTACTCGCCGTTGTTAGTTTAGCCCTGCAGTCTCTTTATTATTCCTTCCTGTGGGGCCCGTGGGCTGTAATACCCGCTCAACTGCTGGCAGGCTTCAGCACTGGCGCCCTCTGGAGGTCCGTAACATTGCAAAGTGAAGACATCGCCACTCCCGGCATGGAAAAGACCATTTTAAGGCTGTTTGAGGTGCTTTCTCTGGAGTTGGGAGCTGCGTTTGGCAGTCTAGCAGCTGGGTTTGTGGTGCAAAATTTTGGGGTCCAGGTGCTTTTCCAAGGCACTGCAGTCACTCTGGCTTTGTGGAGCAGCGCTCTTGCCGTACTCAAGTGGAAGATTCCTCGGCAGCGCCGGATAAACTACTCACGCCTGCTGGCCGCCAACACAGAGATGAGCGAGTCTGAGTCAGACCAGGAGAAAGAC